In one Staphylococcus lutrae genomic region, the following are encoded:
- a CDS encoding lysine decarboxylase — MREWQKNQPISMHVPGHKNGTIGMLSMTHPAYDTTEITGFDNLHHAEGVLYESMTQLNKHPDYQGYFLVNGTTSGILAVIHAFSGVEGPVNIARNVHKSVFNALDLGDQYARILPTTVSERTGQYLKPDIGPELTPQTKLAVLTYPNYYGETFDIKQSVEHFHRDHVPVLVDEAHGAHFDLPGFPSSSLQAGADYVVQSYHKTLPSLTMSSVLWIHKAAPNRHRIEQGLQIFQSSSPSYLLMESLESAHHFYQFYQSNQFFEKRQQLIEKLRDKGCILVIPEDPLKLLIRYEGLSGSDIQVAMEAQHIYSELADEASVLWVLPLWHREDRFPFALLLERIARMVFKPSVEGTLDDVAPLYTQAGSYEASNIVETIALPFHQAVGYRLATHLTPYPPGIPSLLKGEKITEDMVKLIEYWQLKGFHVEGLKNGKIIVKDE, encoded by the coding sequence ATGCGAGAATGGCAAAAAAACCAACCGATTTCGATGCATGTACCCGGACATAAAAATGGGACGATTGGCATGTTATCAATGACACATCCTGCATATGATACAACAGAGATTACGGGTTTTGACAATCTTCATCATGCCGAAGGTGTGTTGTATGAGAGTATGACACAGTTAAATAAGCATCCAGATTATCAAGGTTATTTTTTGGTGAATGGGACAACGAGTGGTATTTTAGCAGTCATTCATGCTTTTTCAGGGGTAGAGGGACCCGTTAATATTGCGAGAAATGTACATAAGTCGGTATTTAATGCATTGGATTTAGGGGATCAGTATGCACGTATTTTGCCCACTACAGTGAGTGAGCGGACAGGCCAATATTTGAAGCCTGACATTGGACCTGAGCTCACTCCGCAAACAAAATTAGCGGTGTTAACCTATCCTAATTATTACGGGGAAACATTTGATATCAAACAAAGTGTTGAACATTTTCATCGGGATCATGTACCTGTCCTTGTCGATGAGGCGCACGGGGCACATTTTGACCTTCCAGGGTTTCCTTCATCAAGTCTGCAAGCAGGTGCAGATTATGTGGTGCAGTCTTATCATAAGACGTTACCCAGTTTAACCATGAGCTCAGTATTGTGGATACATAAAGCGGCACCTAATCGACATCGGATTGAGCAAGGTTTACAAATTTTTCAATCATCGAGTCCCTCATATTTGTTAATGGAAAGTTTGGAATCCGCGCATCATTTTTACCAATTTTATCAAAGTAATCAGTTTTTTGAAAAACGGCAACAATTGATTGAAAAACTTCGAGACAAAGGATGTATCCTCGTTATACCTGAAGATCCATTGAAACTATTAATCCGTTATGAGGGATTAAGTGGCTCGGATATACAAGTTGCGATGGAGGCACAACATATTTATTCGGAATTGGCGGATGAAGCGTCCGTTTTGTGGGTGCTACCATTGTGGCATCGGGAAGACCGTTTTCCCTTTGCGTTGTTGCTTGAGCGAATAGCGCGTATGGTGTTTAAGCCGTCAGTGGAAGGGACGTTAGATGATGTAGCGCCTTTGTATACGCAAGCAGGTTCATATGAAGCATCAAACATTGTAGAGACCATAGCGCTGCCGTTTCATCAAGCAGTTGGTTATCGATTAGCGACACATTTAACCCCTTACCCTCCAGGGATTCCATCCTTGTTGAAAGGGGAAAAAATAACAGAAGATATGGTAAAATTAATAGAATATTGGCAGCTTAAAGGTTTTCACGTTGAAGGTCTTAAAAACGGAAAAATTATAGTGAAGGATGAATAA